In one window of Streptosporangium album DNA:
- a CDS encoding MerR family transcriptional regulator has product MEWTIQELAARAGITSRTLRHYDRFGLLAPSRVGANGYRFYDPAAVARLQRILLMRRLGMGLPAIAEVLADEVNALDGLRAHIAALEEERDRIERQLRSVRHTLEALQAGAKPRMDVMLAGFNRVAGRRVTFAFRAATARNRRISS; this is encoded by the coding sequence ATGGAGTGGACGATCCAGGAGCTCGCGGCGAGGGCCGGCATCACCAGCCGCACCCTGCGTCACTACGACCGCTTCGGGCTCCTGGCCCCGTCCCGGGTCGGCGCGAACGGGTACCGCTTCTACGACCCCGCCGCGGTCGCCCGGCTGCAGCGGATCCTGCTCATGCGCCGGCTCGGCATGGGCTTGCCGGCCATCGCCGAGGTCCTGGCCGACGAGGTGAACGCACTCGACGGGCTCCGCGCCCACATCGCCGCACTGGAGGAGGAACGGGACCGCATCGAACGGCAGCTCCGGTCCGTGCGTCACACGCTCGAGGCCCTGCAGGCGGGGGCGAAACCGCGGATGGACGTGATGCTGGCGGGGTTCAACCGTGTTGCGGGGAGGCGGGTGACATTCGCGTTCCGGGCAGCGACTGCGCGCAATCGGAGGATCTCGTCGTGA
- a CDS encoding amidase, giving the protein MGLQDVQSFNEIYGTTNNPWDHGRTPGGSSGGSAAALAAGFGALSIGSDIAGSLRTPAHFCGVYGHKPTLGLAANRGMVPPPAPALPADLDLAVVGPMARIARDLTLLLDVMAGPDPLTLGVAHDLTLPPARHERLCDFRVLVLDEHPLIPTGFAVRAGVNRVADALADGGARVERHSPLLPDLAEAAMLYTQLLFSGSIARFPVEAYEQLRTRAAGLSADDQSLDAARLRGMVFSHRDWMEANNRRELHRHGWRQLFAEFDAVVCPITPTPAFPHDHNPTLEERRIDIDGVEYPYFDQLVWAGLATMPGLPATAIPAGRSPEGLPVGVQLIGPMFEDRTPLRLAELLEQKIGGFQAPK; this is encoded by the coding sequence TTGGGGCTGCAAGATGTGCAGAGCTTCAACGAGATCTACGGCACCACCAACAACCCGTGGGATCACGGTCGCACGCCGGGTGGATCCTCCGGCGGATCAGCGGCGGCCCTGGCGGCCGGATTCGGCGCGCTGTCCATTGGCTCCGACATCGCCGGTTCGTTGCGCACCCCCGCGCATTTCTGCGGTGTCTACGGACACAAGCCGACACTCGGGCTGGCGGCGAACCGCGGTATGGTCCCGCCGCCCGCGCCGGCATTGCCGGCCGACCTTGACCTCGCCGTCGTCGGTCCGATGGCGCGCATTGCCCGCGACCTCACGCTCCTGCTCGACGTAATGGCCGGACCGGACCCGCTGACGCTCGGCGTGGCGCACGACTTGACGCTGCCGCCCGCGCGCCACGAGCGGCTCTGCGACTTCCGGGTCTTGGTCCTCGACGAGCATCCGCTCATTCCGACCGGGTTCGCTGTGCGGGCGGGCGTGAACCGGGTGGCCGACGCGCTTGCCGACGGCGGCGCCCGCGTCGAACGGCACAGTCCGCTGCTGCCCGATCTGGCCGAAGCCGCGATGCTCTACACGCAGTTGCTGTTTTCGGGCTCCATTGCACGTTTTCCCGTCGAAGCGTACGAGCAGCTGCGGACCCGCGCCGCCGGACTGAGCGCAGACGACCAGAGTCTCGATGCGGCGCGGCTGCGCGGCATGGTGTTCAGCCACCGCGACTGGATGGAGGCGAACAACCGTCGCGAACTCCACCGCCACGGCTGGCGGCAGCTCTTCGCCGAGTTCGATGCTGTGGTGTGTCCGATCACGCCCACTCCCGCGTTCCCGCACGACCACAACCCCACTCTGGAGGAACGGCGGATCGATATCGACGGCGTCGAGTACCCGTACTTCGACCAGCTCGTCTGGGCCGGTCTGGCCACCATGCCCGGCCTGCCCGCCACCGCCATACCAGCGGGTCGGTCCCCCGAGGGTCTGCCGGTGGGAGTGCAGCTCATCGGTCCGATGTTCGAGGACCGCACCCCGCTGCGGCTGGCCGAACTGCTCGAGCAGAAGATCGGCGGCTTCCAGGCACCGAAATAG
- the ltrA gene encoding group II intron reverse transcriptase/maturase: MNEPGSKPYDISRQVFVTAFEKVRSKKGAAGVDGVTVEQFEQDRKDNLYKLWNRMSSGSYFPAPVRMVEIPKKSGSGSRILGVPCVADRIAQTVAVAYLEPLVEPIFHQDSYGYRPGRSPLDAVATCRERCFRCAWAIDLDIAGFFDNLDHDLILKAIAAHTAEAWILLYVERWLKAPLSMPDRTLAARDRGSPQGASISPLIANLFMRYAFDAWMAREFPSVPFERFVDDVIVHCVSEQQACRVKEAIARRLAECGGLQLHPDKTRIVYCKQTGRYGRHDTVTFDFLGYTFKPRMAIQKGGALFTTFSPAISGSSAKAIRQELRRMRFHLRSDLSFKDIAKLINVKVGPWAVYFGRFRPSEAAHVLSHVDQYLVRWARRKYKHLRRSPRRAWETLKKIMRSYPGLFAHWKRNALRRSAAARAG, from the coding sequence ATGAACGAGCCAGGCTCGAAGCCGTACGACATCTCCAGGCAGGTGTTCGTGACGGCGTTTGAGAAGGTCAGGAGTAAGAAGGGGGCGGCCGGGGTCGATGGCGTGACGGTCGAGCAGTTCGAACAGGACCGCAAGGACAACCTGTACAAACTGTGGAACCGGATGTCGTCGGGGAGTTACTTCCCGGCCCCGGTGCGGATGGTGGAGATCCCCAAGAAGAGCGGCTCGGGATCGAGGATTCTTGGAGTGCCGTGCGTTGCAGATCGCATCGCGCAGACGGTGGCGGTCGCCTATCTGGAGCCGTTGGTGGAACCGATATTCCACCAAGACTCCTACGGGTATCGGCCAGGCAGGTCGCCGCTGGATGCGGTGGCCACCTGCCGGGAGCGCTGCTTCCGGTGTGCCTGGGCGATCGATCTGGACATCGCGGGTTTCTTCGACAATCTCGATCACGATCTGATCCTCAAGGCGATCGCTGCCCACACCGCCGAGGCGTGGATCCTGCTGTATGTCGAGCGGTGGCTGAAGGCCCCGCTGTCGATGCCGGACCGAACGCTTGCCGCGCGGGATCGGGGCAGCCCCCAGGGCGCGTCGATCTCCCCGCTGATCGCCAACCTGTTCATGCGTTACGCCTTCGATGCCTGGATGGCCAGAGAATTTCCGTCTGTGCCGTTCGAGCGGTTCGTCGATGACGTGATCGTGCATTGTGTGAGCGAGCAGCAGGCCTGCAGGGTGAAAGAGGCGATCGCCCGGCGACTGGCGGAGTGTGGCGGGTTGCAGCTGCATCCGGACAAAACCCGCATTGTGTACTGCAAGCAGACTGGACGCTACGGCAGGCACGACACCGTGACGTTCGACTTCCTGGGGTACACCTTCAAACCGCGGATGGCCATCCAGAAGGGCGGAGCGCTGTTCACGACCTTCTCTCCGGCCATCAGCGGTAGCAGCGCCAAAGCGATCCGGCAGGAACTACGCCGGATGCGATTTCACCTGCGCAGCGACCTGAGCTTCAAGGACATCGCCAAGTTGATCAATGTCAAGGTCGGGCCGTGGGCCGTCTACTTCGGGCGCTTTCGCCCGTCGGAGGCGGCTCATGTGCTGTCTCACGTCGATCAGTATCTCGTTCGGTGGGCCCGACGGAAGTACAAGCACCTGCGGCGCTCTCCACGTCGGGCGTGGGAGACCCTGAAGAAGATCATGAGATCTTATCCGGGGCTCTTCGCGCACTGGAAGCGGAATGCGCTCAGGAGATCAGCAGCGGCGCGAGCTGGATGA
- a CDS encoding reverse transcriptase domain-containing protein: MRADNGAPGIDQTTLDQIEHEYEAVRLVDEPAAELQEGRYRPLPARGVMIPKPGRAEEYRPLSISTVRDRVVQAALKIVLEPVFEADFLPCSFGFRPKRATHDALQVVIDEAWRGRRWVVETDIANCFSAIPHDRLMQVIEEHVCDQAVLKLIRQILRAGVMWVGWPEGISPSGSHRSGRKPLDLSGSCHPARAAADLLSAFRFQCAKSPG; this comes from the coding sequence GTGCGCGCCGACAACGGCGCACCCGGCATCGACCAGACCACTTTGGACCAGATCGAACACGAGTACGAGGCAGTCCGCCTTGTGGACGAGCCGGCCGCCGAACTGCAAGAAGGCCGATACCGTCCGCTGCCCGCGCGCGGGGTAATGATCCCCAAACCGGGACGGGCGGAGGAGTACCGGCCGCTGTCGATCTCGACGGTTCGGGACCGGGTCGTGCAGGCCGCTTTGAAGATCGTGCTTGAGCCGGTCTTCGAAGCGGACTTCCTGCCGTGCAGCTTCGGGTTCCGGCCGAAACGCGCGACTCACGACGCGCTTCAAGTCGTCATCGATGAGGCTTGGCGGGGCCGCCGGTGGGTGGTCGAGACGGATATCGCCAACTGCTTTTCGGCGATTCCGCATGACCGGTTGATGCAAGTGATCGAGGAACACGTCTGCGACCAGGCGGTCTTGAAGCTGATCCGGCAGATCCTGCGAGCCGGTGTCATGTGGGTCGGGTGGCCGGAGGGAATCTCACCCTCCGGCTCCCACAGATCCGGACGTAAGCCTCTCGACTTATCCGGCTCCTGTCATCCAGCTCGCGCCGCTGCTGATCTCCTGAGCGCATTCCGCTTCCAGTGCGCGAAGAGCCCCGGATAA
- a CDS encoding IS3 family transposase, producing MTRVIDEHFPEMEELLGTARACAILGRSRATLHRRRNPTPPRLGPRRPFHHPAQLSEHEREQVLAVLDSPRFADKSPGQAWATLLDEGVYLCSQATMYRLLRQRGQSGERRVQAVHPAKKKPELEADGPNQVWSWDITKLKGPVRGVYYLLYVIIDIFSRKVIWWEIWPTETGTLAREFIEHAIEANGGIAPGAIHADRGTSMTSNTVSGLLALLGIDQSHSRPRVSNDNPYSEAQFKTLKYCPAFPGTFGSIEDANVFCDQFFRYYNNEHRHSGIGMHTPASVHDGSAAEIHARRAATLNAAFLAHPERFHGRRPCPPPLPSRVWINKPPTTQEVDPSPQTTQVA from the coding sequence CTGACTCGGGTCATCGACGAGCATTTCCCGGAAATGGAGGAGTTGCTCGGCACGGCCAGGGCATGTGCGATCTTGGGAAGGTCGCGGGCCACGTTGCACCGGCGCCGTAATCCCACCCCGCCCCGGCTGGGTCCACGCCGCCCATTTCATCACCCGGCCCAATTGTCGGAACACGAGCGCGAGCAGGTGCTGGCCGTGCTGGACTCGCCCCGGTTCGCCGACAAGTCACCGGGCCAGGCGTGGGCGACCCTGCTGGACGAGGGCGTCTACCTGTGCTCGCAGGCCACGATGTACCGGCTGCTGCGCCAGCGCGGCCAGTCCGGTGAGCGGCGCGTCCAGGCCGTCCATCCGGCGAAGAAGAAACCCGAACTGGAAGCCGACGGGCCGAATCAGGTGTGGTCGTGGGATATCACGAAACTAAAAGGACCGGTGCGCGGCGTCTATTACCTGCTGTATGTCATCATCGATATCTTCTCGCGGAAAGTGATCTGGTGGGAGATCTGGCCGACGGAGACGGGAACCCTTGCCAGGGAGTTCATCGAGCACGCGATCGAGGCCAACGGCGGGATCGCCCCCGGCGCGATCCACGCCGACCGTGGCACCTCGATGACCTCGAACACCGTTTCCGGGCTGCTCGCGCTGCTGGGAATCGACCAGTCCCATTCACGGCCGCGTGTGTCCAACGACAATCCGTACTCAGAAGCGCAGTTCAAAACACTCAAGTACTGTCCCGCGTTTCCTGGCACGTTCGGGTCCATCGAAGATGCCAACGTCTTTTGCGACCAGTTCTTCCGGTACTACAACAATGAGCATCGCCATTCCGGCATCGGAATGCACACCCCGGCATCGGTGCACGACGGCTCCGCGGCCGAGATCCACGCCAGGCGGGCCGCCACGCTGAACGCGGCGTTCCTGGCCCACCCCGAGCGGTTCCACGGCCGGCGGCCCTGTCCGCCGCCGCTGCCCTCACGAGTGTGGATCAACAAACCACCCACGACCCAAGAGGTCGATCCTTCACCACAAACCACACAAGTAGCCTGA
- a CDS encoding winged helix-turn-helix transcriptional regulator — protein MVTKQFKGGSADEADLRRADSLAREIFSDIANKWAFLIIEMLGERTLRFSELRNEVEGISHKMLTQNLRMLERNGLVERTVHPTVPPRVEYTLTEPGQALRATVDGMCGWTHQYLGHIEVARHRFGICQTG, from the coding sequence ATGGTGACCAAGCAGTTCAAGGGCGGCTCGGCCGACGAAGCGGACCTGAGGCGCGCGGACTCCCTGGCACGGGAGATCTTCTCGGACATAGCCAACAAGTGGGCATTTCTGATCATCGAGATGCTCGGTGAACGCACCCTGCGCTTCAGCGAGCTGCGGAACGAGGTCGAGGGCATCAGCCACAAGATGCTCACCCAGAACCTGCGCATGCTGGAGCGCAACGGCCTGGTCGAGAGGACGGTGCACCCCACCGTGCCGCCGCGGGTCGAGTACACCCTCACCGAGCCGGGCCAAGCCCTGCGCGCAACGGTCGATGGAATGTGCGGCTGGACCCACCAGTACCTCGGTCACATCGAGGTCGCCCGCCACCGCTTCGGAATCTGTCAAACCGGTTGA
- a CDS encoding RidA family protein: MAITLVNPSELPKIDVYRQVSIASGSKLVFIAGQVAWDAEGITVGEGDLAAQVEQCYLNIGTALAEAGGSFHDVAKLTVYVVDWTPDKMPTLLEGISRAAAKLGVTPVPPATLLGVAALDVPDHLVEIEATAILD; this comes from the coding sequence ATGGCCATCACCCTGGTAAACCCCAGCGAGTTGCCCAAAATCGATGTCTACCGGCAGGTGTCGATCGCATCCGGGTCGAAGCTGGTCTTCATCGCCGGGCAGGTCGCCTGGGATGCCGAGGGGATAACGGTCGGTGAGGGCGACCTCGCCGCGCAGGTCGAGCAGTGCTACCTCAACATCGGCACCGCCCTCGCTGAGGCCGGCGGCTCCTTCCACGACGTGGCGAAACTGACCGTCTACGTCGTCGACTGGACCCCCGACAAGATGCCCACACTCCTGGAGGGGATCTCCCGGGCGGCCGCGAAGCTGGGGGTCACTCCGGTCCCGCCGGCCACGCTGCTGGGCGTTGCGGCACTGGACGTCCCCGACCATCTCGTCGAGATCGAAGCCACCGCGATCCTCGACTGA
- a CDS encoding TetR/AcrR family transcriptional regulator, whose amino-acid sequence MTVWDRPEPPTRPVPLDRERIVAAAIALADEGGLEAVSLRKVAARLDAGPMRLYGYISTKEELFDLMVDEVYAEILPEEQLGDWREVLRIRAHRTRQATLRHEWLADLLGGRPTLGPNALAVTEATLAALDGLADLDTVMRAVETVSAYFTGAIRREIANLRAERATGLSKRDWQRASGPHVRRMLATGRFPALAKAVYDGTEVDAEASFATGLDWVLDAVAAKLARPPA is encoded by the coding sequence ATGACTGTGTGGGACCGGCCGGAGCCGCCGACTCGCCCCGTGCCGCTCGACCGGGAGCGAATCGTCGCCGCCGCCATCGCGCTGGCCGACGAGGGCGGGCTGGAGGCGGTGTCGTTGCGCAAGGTCGCCGCCCGGCTGGACGCCGGCCCGATGCGGCTGTACGGATATATCTCCACCAAGGAGGAGCTGTTCGACCTCATGGTGGACGAGGTCTACGCCGAGATCCTCCCCGAGGAGCAGCTCGGCGACTGGCGGGAGGTGTTGCGCATCCGCGCCCACCGCACCAGGCAGGCCACCCTCCGTCACGAATGGCTGGCCGACCTGCTCGGCGGCCGTCCGACCCTGGGCCCAAACGCCCTCGCCGTGACTGAGGCCACGCTGGCCGCCCTCGACGGCCTCGCCGACCTCGACACCGTCATGCGCGCCGTGGAGACTGTCAGTGCCTACTTCACTGGCGCGATCAGGCGCGAGATCGCGAATCTGCGGGCCGAGCGCGCCACGGGCCTGTCCAAGCGCGACTGGCAGCGCGCCTCCGGCCCGCATGTGAGGAGGATGCTGGCCACGGGCCGCTTCCCGGCGCTGGCCAAGGCCGTGTACGACGGCACGGAGGTGGACGCCGAGGCGTCCTTCGCGACCGGGCTGGACTGGGTCCTCGACGCCGTGGCCGCCAAACTCGCCCGGCCGCCGGCGTGA
- a CDS encoding FAD-dependent oxidoreductase has translation MRHRIAVIGGGPAGLTFARVLHRHGHPVTVLERDPAPDTRPPGGTLDLHEGMGQLALGKAGLLAEFQALSRPEGQAMRILDADGTVLRDWQPRPGDRANPEIDRGQLRDLLLGPLDVQWGRGVTEVVPGTRDGVLVRFADGRQETFDLVIGADGAWSRVRPAISSATPHYTGVTSVETSLDDVDTRHPDLARLIGDGSMAVYGVNRALVAQRNSGGHVKVYAQFRAPLDWHTNLDRHMGLNRRAGLDAGMDEGLDASMDAGLDLADVEAVRSSLLALFDDWAAPVLDLLRHGTAFVHRPLYVLPVSHTWAHVPGVTLLGDAAHLMPPLGVGANLAMLEGAELAESVAAAPGPGDLDEAVRAFEEQMWARAGRWAKITTAGLERLVSPDPTEALALFDEVQPS, from the coding sequence ATGAGACATCGTATCGCCGTGATTGGGGGCGGCCCCGCCGGCCTCACCTTCGCCCGCGTCCTGCACCGCCACGGTCACCCCGTCACCGTCCTCGAACGCGATCCCGCCCCCGACACCCGTCCCCCGGGCGGCACGCTGGACCTGCACGAAGGGATGGGCCAGCTCGCGCTGGGCAAGGCGGGGCTGCTGGCGGAGTTCCAGGCGCTGTCCCGTCCCGAGGGGCAGGCCATGCGCATCCTGGACGCGGACGGGACCGTCCTCCGCGACTGGCAACCCCGTCCGGGTGACCGGGCCAATCCCGAGATCGACCGGGGGCAACTCCGTGACCTGCTGCTCGGCCCCCTCGACGTTCAGTGGGGGCGGGGCGTGACGGAGGTAGTGCCGGGGACCCGGGACGGCGTGCTGGTCCGTTTCGCGGACGGGCGACAGGAGACGTTCGACCTCGTGATCGGCGCAGACGGCGCCTGGTCCCGGGTCCGCCCGGCAATCTCGTCCGCGACGCCGCACTACACCGGCGTCACCTCGGTCGAGACCTCCCTGGACGACGTCGACACCCGCCACCCCGACCTCGCCCGGCTGATCGGCGACGGTTCCATGGCCGTGTACGGCGTGAACCGCGCCCTCGTCGCCCAGCGCAACAGCGGCGGCCACGTCAAGGTGTACGCCCAGTTCCGCGCGCCGCTGGACTGGCACACGAACCTGGACCGGCATATGGGCCTGAACCGGCGCGCGGGCCTGGACGCAGGCATGGACGAGGGCCTGGACGCAAGCATGGACGCGGGCCTGGACCTGGCCGACGTCGAGGCCGTGCGATCAAGCCTGCTGGCTCTGTTCGACGACTGGGCCGCTCCCGTCCTCGACCTCCTCCGCCACGGCACCGCTTTCGTCCACCGCCCCCTCTACGTCCTGCCCGTGTCCCACACCTGGGCCCACGTCCCCGGGGTGACGCTACTGGGCGACGCCGCCCACCTGATGCCCCCATTGGGGGTGGGCGCGAACCTCGCGATGCTGGAAGGCGCCGAACTCGCCGAGTCCGTCGCCGCCGCCCCCGGCCCTGGCGATCTGGACGAGGCCGTCCGCGCCTTCGAGGAACAGATGTGGGCACGGGCCGGCAGATGGGCGAAGATCACGACGGCCGGTCTGGAACGCCTCGTGAGCCCGGACCCCACCGAAGCCCTCGCCCTCTTCGACGAAGTTCAGCCATCCTGA
- a CDS encoding ISAs1 family transposase, which translates to MSVSSPIGPVLDQLADLALWEAELQADPIRVESSLVSRLARVPDRRRLRGRRHPLPVVPVLTACATPVVGNDSVAAIRQWAARTSQEVLESLGARRDPLLGRSVVPGERTFRRVPADLDADALEVATCGYAADVVRGIAPVPVIARTPGPAECEERRAVRDTARNPAPAGLLPGVAVDGKALRGARTADGRVFPVGAIAHRGGVVLGQRRVPDKRGENTVVKELLTPLDLAGMVVALDALHTTKKTARLITQTLHAHYLLILKGNQPPARQAARLLLTGTDAEFVEATDVDDDRGHGRVERRTLRTAPADATLLPGARQVFRLRRDSGDLDGVWTGKEIVFGVTSLPADLAGPEHLNFHERAHRCVENRLHWVRDVTFHEDSSQLRTGTAPRPLAGFRNLAINTFRLDGRANIAHARRDLLNHNDAFAVYGI; encoded by the coding sequence GTGTCCGTATCTTCCCCGATCGGCCCCGTCCTTGACCAGCTCGCCGATCTGGCCCTGTGGGAAGCCGAACTGCAAGCTGACCCGATCCGGGTGGAATCCTCACTGGTCAGCAGGCTCGCCCGGGTCCCAGATCGGCGTCGCCTGCGTGGTCGCAGGCATCCGCTGCCGGTGGTGCCGGTCTTGACCGCGTGCGCGACGCCGGTGGTGGGCAACGACTCGGTCGCAGCGATCCGGCAATGGGCGGCGCGGACCTCCCAGGAGGTGCTGGAGAGCCTGGGTGCTCGCCGCGATCCTCTGCTGGGCCGGTCCGTCGTGCCCGGCGAACGGACCTTCCGGCGGGTGCCGGCGGACCTGGACGCGGACGCGCTGGAGGTGGCGACGTGCGGGTATGCCGCCGACGTCGTGCGGGGCATAGCCCCCGTGCCGGTGATTGCCCGAACCCCCGGACCGGCCGAGTGCGAGGAACGCCGTGCCGTACGAGACACGGCCCGCAACCCCGCTCCGGCCGGACTGCTGCCAGGCGTGGCCGTGGACGGCAAGGCCCTGCGCGGGGCCCGCACCGCCGACGGCCGGGTGTTTCCGGTCGGGGCGATCGCTCACCGCGGCGGCGTGGTCTTGGGACAACGCCGGGTCCCCGACAAGCGCGGTGAGAACACCGTGGTCAAGGAACTGCTGACTCCGCTGGACCTGGCCGGGATGGTGGTGGCCCTGGACGCTCTGCACACCACCAAGAAGACCGCCCGCCTGATCACCCAAACCCTCCACGCGCACTATCTGCTGATTTTGAAGGGCAACCAGCCGCCGGCCCGGCAAGCCGCGCGTCTCCTGCTGACCGGCACCGACGCCGAGTTCGTCGAGGCTACCGACGTCGACGACGACCGCGGCCACGGCCGGGTCGAGCGCCGGACGCTGCGCACCGCCCCCGCCGACGCCACCTTGCTCCCCGGTGCCCGCCAGGTCTTTCGGCTGCGCCGCGACAGCGGGGACCTCGATGGCGTCTGGACCGGCAAGGAGATCGTCTTCGGCGTCACCAGCCTGCCTGCCGACCTCGCCGGTCCCGAGCATCTCAACTTTCACGAACGCGCGCACCGGTGTGTGGAAAACCGGCTGCACTGGGTCCGCGATGTTACCTTTCACGAAGACTCATCCCAGCTCAGGACTGGTACCGCACCGCGCCCCCTGGCCGGCTTCCGCAACCTGGCGATCAACACCTTCCGCCTGGACGGACGCGCCAACATCGCCCACGCCCGCCGCGATCTCCTCAACCACAACGACGCCTTCGCCGTCTACGGCATCTGA
- a CDS encoding GNAT family N-acetyltransferase → MGRPGVDGLGDVVRVLGEWQYDGGPVQLHPGDVGWFWQFGAERMAEATRTWSRAGDVLAVGLLDGAELLRLAFAPEALRDEELAQQVVEDVSAPERGVLLEGKVYVEAPTGALVQDLLFKDGWESGEPWTLLRRDLGAPVPDPGVRVEVIGPEQAHEWSAVLRASFDGSTFTDEHWHAMAAGAPYVHARCLVVRNEQGEAVAAVTVWSAGEGKLGLIEPMGVHRAHRGHGYGRAITVAAARALQELGSSSVVVCCPSSNVGAVATYQSAGLEQLPERRDLYRNAS, encoded by the coding sequence ATGGGTAGGCCGGGGGTCGACGGGCTCGGTGACGTGGTGCGGGTGTTGGGGGAGTGGCAGTACGACGGAGGGCCCGTGCAGTTGCATCCGGGGGATGTGGGGTGGTTCTGGCAGTTCGGTGCGGAGCGGATGGCGGAGGCTACGCGGACCTGGAGTCGGGCTGGGGATGTTCTGGCGGTCGGGCTGCTGGATGGTGCGGAGTTGCTGCGGTTGGCGTTCGCGCCGGAGGCGTTGCGGGACGAGGAGTTGGCGCAGCAGGTGGTCGAGGACGTGTCGGCGCCTGAGCGTGGTGTGCTGCTCGAGGGCAAGGTGTACGTCGAGGCGCCGACGGGTGCGCTGGTCCAGGACCTGTTGTTCAAGGACGGCTGGGAGAGTGGCGAGCCGTGGACGCTACTTCGGCGTGACCTCGGCGCGCCTGTGCCGGATCCCGGCGTTCGCGTCGAGGTGATCGGGCCGGAACAGGCGCACGAGTGGTCCGCGGTCCTGCGGGCGTCGTTCGACGGGTCGACGTTCACCGACGAGCACTGGCACGCGATGGCGGCAGGTGCGCCGTATGTCCACGCGCGGTGCCTGGTCGTGCGCAATGAGCAGGGCGAGGCGGTGGCGGCCGTGACCGTGTGGTCTGCGGGTGAAGGCAAGCTAGGGCTGATCGAGCCGATGGGGGTGCACCGGGCACACCGCGGTCACGGTTACGGCCGAGCGATCACGGTCGCCGCGGCGCGCGCACTCCAGGAGTTGGGTTCGTCCAGCGTGGTCGTGTGCTGCCCGAGCTCCAACGTCGGCGCCGTCGCCACCTACCAGTCGGCCGGCCTCGAGCAGTTGCCCGAGAGACGGGACCTGTACCGCAACGCTTCCTGA